In Halosegnis marinus, one genomic interval encodes:
- a CDS encoding aldehyde dehydrogenase family protein: MSSETRSGDERRAEVRERHRETAEQVVPDNTGLYIGGEFVEPAEGGTIDTIDPTTGEVLASVGGATAADIDRAVEAAWDAYESTWSGYSAGKRQRVLLDIADAIDEHSGELAQLESLDNGKPVSESGADVYLAADHFRYFAGIVRGNAGSTMNEDSRLGQVLKEPYGVVGQIIPWNFPLLMASWKLAPALAAGNCSVLKPAEQTPLSALRLAELIDDVVPDGVVNIVPGYGEEAGPPLTGHEDVRKVAFTGSTAVGKQVMKSAADNVTDVTLELGGKSPVVVHPDVDPEKAVRLVSQAIFYNTGECCEAGSRLFVHDDIADDVLSGLAAAVEDMNVGDPLLRETDLGPKVSREQVDRTLDYLDRAEAGGGRFLAGGGVPDDDGLADGCYVEPTLVEGLDHDHEAVQEEIFGPVLDVFRWDDYDEMMALANDVDYGLAGGVVTDDMDAADRTARDIEAGYIWVNTYHDLVAGLPFGGYKQSGIGRELSEETLDHYQQTKTINRSR, from the coding sequence ATGTCGAGCGAGACGCGGTCCGGCGACGAGCGACGCGCGGAGGTACGCGAACGACACCGCGAGACGGCCGAGCAGGTCGTTCCCGACAACACCGGCCTCTACATCGGCGGCGAGTTCGTCGAGCCGGCCGAGGGCGGCACGATAGACACGATAGACCCGACGACGGGCGAGGTGCTCGCCTCGGTCGGCGGCGCGACGGCGGCCGACATCGACCGCGCCGTCGAGGCGGCGTGGGACGCCTACGAGTCGACGTGGTCGGGCTACTCCGCCGGGAAGCGCCAGCGAGTGCTCCTCGACATCGCGGACGCCATCGACGAGCACTCCGGGGAGCTGGCACAGCTGGAGTCGCTGGACAACGGCAAGCCCGTCTCCGAGTCCGGGGCCGACGTGTACCTGGCCGCGGACCACTTCCGCTACTTCGCGGGTATCGTCCGCGGCAACGCCGGGAGCACGATGAACGAGGACTCCCGGCTCGGGCAGGTGCTCAAGGAGCCGTACGGCGTCGTCGGGCAGATAATCCCGTGGAACTTCCCGCTGCTGATGGCGTCGTGGAAGCTCGCCCCGGCGCTCGCGGCCGGGAACTGTTCGGTCCTGAAGCCGGCCGAACAGACCCCGCTGTCGGCGCTCCGGCTGGCGGAGCTCATCGACGACGTGGTCCCGGACGGCGTCGTCAACATCGTCCCCGGCTACGGCGAGGAGGCCGGCCCGCCGCTCACGGGCCACGAGGACGTGCGCAAGGTCGCGTTCACCGGCTCGACGGCGGTCGGCAAGCAGGTGATGAAGTCGGCGGCCGACAACGTCACCGACGTGACGCTGGAGCTCGGCGGGAAGAGCCCCGTCGTCGTCCACCCCGACGTGGACCCGGAGAAGGCCGTCCGGCTCGTCTCGCAGGCCATCTTCTACAACACGGGCGAGTGCTGTGAGGCCGGCTCCCGGCTGTTCGTCCACGACGACATCGCGGACGATGTGCTCTCGGGGCTGGCGGCGGCCGTCGAGGACATGAACGTCGGCGACCCGCTGCTCCGCGAGACGGACCTCGGGCCGAAGGTGTCCCGCGAGCAGGTGGACCGGACGCTCGACTACCTCGACCGCGCCGAGGCCGGCGGCGGCCGCTTCCTCGCCGGCGGCGGCGTCCCGGACGACGACGGGCTCGCCGACGGCTGTTACGTCGAGCCGACGCTCGTCGAGGGGCTGGACCACGACCACGAGGCCGTCCAGGAGGAGATATTCGGGCCCGTCCTCGACGTGTTCCGCTGGGACGACTACGACGAGATGATGGCGCTCGCCAACGACGTGGACTACGGGCTGGCGGGCGGCGTCGTCACCGACGACATGGACGCCGCGGACCGGACCGCCCGCGACATCGAGGCGGGCTACATCTGGGTGAACACCTACCACGACCTCGTCGCGGGGCTCCCGTTCGGCGGCTACAAGCAGTCCGGCATCGGCCGCGAACTGAGCGAGGAGACGCTCGACCACTACCAGCAGACGAAGACCATCAACCGCTCGCGGTAG
- a CDS encoding MATE family efflux transporter, with the protein MSGPSTESSITEGSLVRPLFTLAWPIVVTQLLQVAYNIADTIWLGRTAEPAAAVGALSLAFPLIFLLLSVGGGFTVAGSTLVAQYTGAGGEESAGKAAGQTLAFVTVLAVVVGAIGYLGTDALLGLLPADPETARVVIPLASEYMRVFFLGTPFLFGFFVFSALMRGYGNTRTPMRVMLVTVVLNVVLDPLFIFGWDVGPLDFPAMGVEGAAVATLLSRVVATAIGLYVLFGLSAGPDIRPEHLNLELEWVRKIVDIGAPSALEQSTSALAMITLTAMVATFGPPVVAAYGLGNRLISLVFLPAMGLGRATNTMVGQNLGADRADRAERAVKLAASVGAGVMFLVALVALAFAEPIVGVFISATTADAVETVTQGVDYLRIRTVEFAFIGVLQVVLGAYRGAGNTKTALVFSLMALWVGRVPTVYLLAFVADLGPRGIWIGMALGNIVGAIGATAWFTRGTWKNTVVEDEAGEGAAATD; encoded by the coding sequence GTGTCAGGCCCCTCCACCGAGAGCAGCATCACGGAAGGGAGCCTCGTCAGGCCCCTGTTCACCCTCGCGTGGCCCATCGTCGTCACCCAGCTGTTGCAGGTCGCGTACAACATCGCCGACACCATCTGGCTGGGCCGGACCGCCGAACCCGCGGCCGCCGTGGGCGCGCTGAGCCTCGCGTTTCCCCTCATCTTCCTCCTGCTCTCCGTCGGCGGCGGCTTCACCGTCGCCGGCTCGACGCTCGTCGCGCAGTACACCGGCGCGGGCGGCGAGGAGTCCGCGGGGAAGGCCGCGGGCCAGACCCTCGCGTTCGTCACCGTGCTGGCCGTCGTCGTCGGGGCCATCGGCTATCTCGGCACCGACGCGCTGCTCGGTCTCCTCCCCGCCGACCCGGAGACGGCGCGGGTCGTCATCCCGCTCGCCTCCGAGTACATGCGGGTGTTCTTCCTCGGGACGCCGTTCCTCTTCGGCTTCTTCGTCTTCTCGGCGCTGATGCGCGGCTACGGCAACACCCGGACGCCGATGCGGGTGATGCTCGTCACCGTCGTCCTCAACGTCGTCCTCGACCCGCTGTTCATCTTCGGGTGGGACGTCGGTCCCCTCGACTTCCCGGCGATGGGGGTGGAGGGCGCGGCCGTCGCCACCCTGCTGTCCCGCGTGGTCGCCACCGCCATCGGCCTGTACGTCCTGTTCGGCCTCTCGGCCGGCCCGGACATCCGGCCCGAACACCTGAACCTCGAACTGGAGTGGGTGCGGAAGATCGTGGACATCGGCGCCCCCTCCGCGCTCGAACAGTCCACGAGCGCGCTGGCGATGATAACGCTGACCGCGATGGTCGCCACGTTCGGCCCGCCGGTCGTCGCCGCCTACGGCCTCGGGAACCGGCTCATCTCGCTCGTCTTCCTCCCCGCGATGGGGCTCGGGCGGGCGACGAACACGATGGTCGGGCAGAACCTCGGGGCCGACCGCGCCGACCGCGCGGAGCGGGCGGTGAAGCTCGCCGCCAGCGTCGGCGCCGGGGTGATGTTCCTCGTCGCGCTCGTCGCGCTCGCCTTCGCCGAGCCCATCGTCGGCGTGTTCATCTCCGCGACCACCGCCGACGCCGTCGAGACGGTGACGCAGGGCGTCGACTACCTCCGCATCCGGACGGTGGAGTTCGCCTTCATCGGCGTGTTGCAGGTCGTCCTCGGCGCGTACCGCGGCGCGGGCAACACCAAGACCGCGCTCGTCTTCTCGCTGATGGCGCTGTGGGTCGGGCGCGTCCCGACCGTCTACCTCCTCGCGTTCGTCGCGGACCTCGGCCCCCGCGGCATCTGGATCGGGATGGCGCTCGGCAACATCGTCGGCGCGATCGGCGCGACGGCGTGGTTCACCCGCGGCACGTGGAAGAACACCGTCGTCGAGGACGAGGCGGGCGAGGGCGCGGCCGCCACGGACTGA
- a CDS encoding DHH family phosphoesterase: MNDRLIDDERLSTERKSLLPGAGFFTPDSFDAEKAEREARETLDGADTVVVADPDADGLGCVALLREHHGEAALIPAGPHQLDEAVARLAEYAEAGATVYVCDLCPDDRDDLDGLETLVERADSVSWFDHHQWADADAERVRDAGVRLVVGDSDEECTTDVTLRSVEADFPARFAELAAVTRDHDLWLREDPRSDDLADYAHWEDPEEYVAVVREHGADLPEAVLDYLAERRVEKEALVEKAVERAEIEEIDGVTVGVTYGRCSQNEVAEALRERGTDAAVVVKPAGSASIRGTDAFERCHEVAAQVNGGGHPKAAGCKPDIYDDMLDYATHWTTRGAVAKQVILDGFRNLPDEEEEGTETEL, translated from the coding sequence ATGAACGACCGACTCATCGACGACGAGCGGCTCTCGACGGAGCGGAAGTCGCTGCTCCCCGGCGCGGGCTTCTTCACGCCCGACTCCTTCGACGCCGAGAAGGCGGAGCGCGAGGCCCGCGAGACGCTCGACGGCGCCGACACCGTCGTCGTCGCCGACCCCGACGCCGACGGCCTCGGCTGCGTCGCCCTCCTGCGCGAACACCACGGCGAGGCGGCGCTGATACCGGCCGGGCCGCACCAGCTGGACGAGGCCGTCGCGCGGCTGGCCGAGTACGCCGAGGCGGGCGCGACGGTGTACGTCTGCGACCTGTGCCCCGACGACCGCGACGACCTCGACGGGCTGGAGACGCTGGTCGAGCGGGCCGACTCGGTCTCGTGGTTCGACCACCACCAGTGGGCCGACGCGGACGCCGAGCGCGTCCGCGACGCCGGGGTCCGCCTCGTCGTCGGCGACTCCGACGAGGAGTGTACGACGGACGTGACGCTGCGCTCCGTCGAGGCCGACTTCCCGGCGCGGTTCGCCGAACTCGCGGCCGTCACCCGCGACCACGACCTGTGGCTGCGCGAGGACCCCCGGTCGGACGACCTCGCGGACTACGCCCACTGGGAGGACCCCGAGGAGTACGTCGCGGTCGTGCGCGAGCACGGCGCGGACCTCCCCGAGGCCGTCCTCGACTACCTCGCCGAGCGCCGCGTCGAGAAGGAGGCGCTCGTCGAGAAGGCCGTCGAGCGCGCCGAGATAGAGGAGATAGACGGCGTCACGGTCGGCGTCACCTACGGCCGGTGTTCGCAGAACGAGGTGGCCGAGGCGCTGCGCGAGCGGGGCACCGACGCCGCGGTCGTCGTCAAGCCCGCCGGCTCCGCCTCCATCCGCGGCACCGACGCCTTCGAGCGGTGCCACGAGGTCGCGGCGCAGGTGAACGGCGGCGGCCACCCGAAGGCCGCCGGCTGCAAGCCCGACATCTACGACGACATGCTCGACTACGCGACCCACTGGACGACGCGGGGCGCGGTGGCGAAGCAGGTCATCCTCGACGGGTTCCGGAACCTCCCGGACGAGGAGGAGGAAGGGACCGAAACGGAGCTATAG
- a CDS encoding NAD-binding protein, with product MTHDTLVLGGGPLGLALAAALAERDPSVAFVDGAAMATRARAAGLTAHESTLETAASAVDAPVETVVVATDSDARNLLLAAAAPRELGADTVVALLNDPDRRAAFDDAGIETVCVSEAVARATAESVVLDAALPSTEATEAAEGRERTRLRG from the coding sequence ATGACCCACGACACACTCGTCCTCGGGGGCGGACCGCTCGGTCTCGCGCTCGCGGCAGCACTGGCGGAGCGGGACCCGTCCGTCGCGTTCGTCGACGGCGCCGCGATGGCGACCCGCGCACGCGCGGCGGGCCTGACCGCCCACGAATCGACGCTCGAAACGGCCGCGTCGGCCGTCGACGCCCCGGTCGAAACCGTCGTCGTCGCGACGGACTCGGACGCGCGGAACCTCCTGCTCGCGGCGGCCGCGCCCCGCGAACTCGGGGCCGACACGGTCGTCGCGCTCCTCAACGACCCCGACCGGCGGGCGGCGTTCGACGACGCCGGCATCGAGACCGTCTGCGTCTCCGAGGCCGTCGCCAGAGCGACCGCCGAGTCCGTCGTCCTCGACGCCGCGTTGCCCTCCACCGAGGCCACCGAGGCCGCCGAGGGTCGCGAACGAACGAGGCTCCGCGGCTAA
- a CDS encoding universal stress protein codes for MFDTVVIATDGSESGRRAVEAALDLAATFGAAVHALYVVDESRVDALPEDVHEEVHAALESQAAESLAAVRGASDREVTVAVREGRPATEITAYAREVEADVVATGTRGRDGEHSFLLGSVAEAVVRTCPVPVLTVRQLEAGVEG; via the coding sequence ATGTTCGACACGGTCGTCATCGCCACCGACGGCTCCGAGAGCGGCCGGCGGGCCGTCGAGGCCGCGCTCGACCTCGCGGCGACGTTCGGGGCGGCGGTCCACGCGCTGTACGTCGTCGACGAGTCGCGGGTGGACGCGCTCCCCGAGGACGTCCACGAGGAGGTGCACGCGGCGCTGGAGTCGCAGGCCGCGGAGTCGCTGGCGGCCGTCCGCGGGGCGAGCGACCGCGAGGTCACCGTCGCCGTCCGCGAGGGGCGCCCCGCCACGGAGATAACGGCCTACGCCCGCGAGGTCGAGGCCGACGTGGTCGCCACGGGGACGCGCGGGCGGGACGGGGAACACTCCTTCCTGCTCGGCTCCGTCGCGGAGGCGGTCGTCCGCACCTGTCCGGTGCCCGTGCTCACGGTCCGGCAGCTGGAGGCCGGCGTCGAGGGCTGA
- a CDS encoding GNAT family N-acetyltransferase, with protein MSQFAAERETYAYRPYEAGDAEGFLDLYRSVWGRERTTEWFRWRFEENPYTEAVPMVVAERDGELVGAEPCLAMRVSGGGTGALALQPADWIVHPDHRRRGVFSGMTESLLDRYADRAALFFNFPSEALVPGVEKFGWTVGPGPVDHYRVHDPGALLGEEGRGGRLGRLAAPFARGYARARTRLARTDPEVSVERRETVPAELLADLDAGVPGSVHVVHDEAFYRWRFANPAWATTTYLARRGGETVAAAVAVRETVGGVARTNLLAVAPRDGSADAAALRALVAAVVTDAADDDAVRVAGDAIPARVLRSFGFVAGDAFPLSTAARRCRLAVRTPDGRRLDGCDPTDFGAWSLSMADRDVA; from the coding sequence ATGAGCCAGTTCGCGGCGGAGAGAGAGACGTACGCGTACCGCCCGTACGAGGCGGGGGACGCCGAAGGGTTCCTCGACCTGTACCGATCGGTGTGGGGGCGCGAGCGGACGACCGAGTGGTTCCGGTGGCGGTTCGAGGAGAACCCCTACACGGAGGCGGTGCCGATGGTCGTCGCCGAGCGCGACGGGGAGCTCGTCGGCGCGGAGCCGTGTCTCGCGATGCGGGTCTCGGGGGGCGGGACGGGGGCGCTCGCGCTCCAGCCGGCCGACTGGATCGTCCACCCGGACCACCGCCGGCGCGGGGTGTTCTCGGGGATGACCGAGTCGCTCCTCGACCGCTACGCCGACCGCGCGGCGCTGTTCTTCAACTTCCCCTCCGAGGCGCTCGTCCCCGGCGTGGAGAAGTTCGGCTGGACGGTCGGGCCGGGGCCGGTGGACCACTACCGGGTACACGACCCCGGGGCGCTGCTCGGCGAGGAGGGGCGCGGCGGGCGGCTGGGACGGCTCGCTGCTCCGTTCGCCCGGGGGTACGCCCGCGCCCGGACGCGGCTCGCGCGGACCGACCCCGAGGTGTCCGTCGAGCGGCGCGAGACGGTGCCGGCGGAACTGCTCGCGGACCTCGACGCCGGCGTCCCGGGGTCGGTCCACGTAGTTCACGACGAGGCGTTCTACCGGTGGCGGTTCGCCAACCCCGCGTGGGCGACGACGACCTACCTCGCCCGCCGGGGCGGGGAAACGGTCGCGGCCGCCGTCGCCGTCCGGGAGACGGTCGGCGGGGTCGCGCGGACGAACCTGCTCGCGGTCGCGCCGCGCGACGGGAGCGCCGACGCGGCCGCGCTCCGGGCGCTCGTGGCCGCCGTCGTCACGGACGCGGCCGACGACGACGCGGTGCGGGTCGCCGGCGACGCGATACCGGCGCGCGTCCTCCGGTCGTTCGGCTTCGTCGCCGGGGACGCGTTCCCGCTCTCGACGGCCGCGCGACGGTGCCGGCTGGCCGTCCGGACCCCCGACGGCCGGCGGCTCGACGGCTGTGACCCTACTGACTTCGGGGCGTGGTCGCTGTCGATGGCCGACCGGGACGTGGCCTGA
- a CDS encoding decarboxylating 6-phosphogluconate dehydrogenase, producing MGTGRGTLRRPPPRTGGTRTSLSPPRTGSSSESPRPGIRECTRYPAARRGVARGYAAPDREPYLPTRGLPRMHLGVVGLGRMGRIVADRVSAAGHDVTAFDVSDEALADAAEAGIDPAESLADLAAALGEEKRIWLMVPAGDPVDAALDELEPHLSGEDIVVDGGNSHFSDSTRRADETTARYLDCGTSGGPAGAELGFSLMVGGPADAYEEMTPVLDAVATGPDGHDRMGESGAGHYVKTVHNGVEYALMQAYGEGFELLHEGRYDLDLEAVARTWNNGAVIRSWLLELCEEAFREEGTDLGDVADHVAGGSTGTWTVQEALEQEVAVPLIYAALGERFDSRTRAKFSRRLANRLRYGFGRHEVARE from the coding sequence ATCGGTACAGGTCGAGGAACCCTTCGGCGTCCCCCGCCTCGTACGGGCGGTACGCGTACGTCTCTCTCTCCGCCGCGAACTGGCTCATCGTCCGAGTCTCCCCGCCCCGGCATTAGAGAATGCACACGCTACCCCGCCGCGCGTCGGGGCGTAGCCCGCGGCTACGCCGCCCCGGACCGGGAGCCTTACCTGCCGACCCGCGGACTCCCGCGTATGCACCTGGGAGTCGTCGGACTCGGGCGGATGGGGCGTATCGTCGCGGACCGCGTGTCGGCGGCGGGCCACGACGTGACGGCCTTCGACGTGAGCGACGAGGCGCTCGCCGACGCGGCCGAGGCGGGCATCGACCCCGCCGAGTCGCTTGCCGACCTCGCCGCCGCCCTCGGCGAGGAGAAGCGCATCTGGCTGATGGTCCCCGCGGGCGACCCGGTCGACGCCGCGCTGGACGAACTCGAACCGCACCTCTCGGGGGAGGACATCGTCGTGGACGGCGGCAACAGCCACTTCTCCGACTCGACGCGCCGGGCGGACGAAACCACGGCCCGCTACCTCGACTGCGGCACCTCGGGCGGCCCCGCGGGCGCGGAACTGGGCTTCTCGCTGATGGTCGGCGGCCCCGCGGACGCCTACGAGGAGATGACGCCCGTCCTCGACGCCGTCGCGACCGGCCCGGACGGCCACGACCGGATGGGCGAGTCGGGCGCGGGCCACTACGTCAAGACGGTCCACAACGGCGTCGAGTACGCGCTGATGCAGGCCTACGGCGAGGGGTTCGAACTGCTCCACGAGGGGCGGTACGACCTCGACCTCGAAGCCGTCGCCCGGACGTGGAACAACGGCGCGGTCATCCGCTCGTGGCTGCTGGAACTGTGCGAGGAGGCGTTCCGCGAGGAGGGAACCGACCTCGGCGACGTGGCCGACCACGTTGCCGGCGGCTCCACGGGGACGTGGACCGTGCAGGAGGCGCTCGAACAGGAGGTGGCCGTGCCGCTCATCTACGCCGCGCTCGGCGAGCGGTTCGACTCGCGGACCCGCGCGAAGTTCTCCAGACGGCTGGCGAACCGCCTGCGCTACGGCTTCGGCCGCCACGAGGTCGCGCGCGAGTAG
- a CDS encoding 2Fe-2S iron-sulfur cluster-binding protein, whose translation MVETLGIAVGAFLTLAVVALHFARGTEYATPDDISQEVLERRAESVPETDFPEPMNRSIGGGGVAAGAVAEGEAEGELAEAEAEVDDDPAAIPDDEAEVFEVEYVKEGSTIEVKENTTLLEAGEEQDWDLPYACREGQCVSCAGHITNGGNSEDYVEHHTQSMLGEAELDDGYTLTCVAYPVADLSLETRETP comes from the coding sequence ATGGTAGAAACGCTGGGCATCGCCGTCGGCGCGTTCCTCACGCTCGCCGTCGTCGCCCTGCACTTCGCCCGGGGAACCGAGTACGCGACCCCGGACGACATCTCGCAGGAGGTCCTCGAACGGCGCGCCGAGAGCGTGCCCGAGACGGACTTCCCCGAACCGATGAACCGCTCCATCGGCGGGGGCGGCGTCGCCGCCGGCGCGGTCGCCGAGGGCGAGGCCGAGGGCGAACTCGCCGAGGCGGAGGCCGAGGTGGACGACGACCCCGCGGCCATCCCGGACGACGAGGCCGAGGTCTTCGAGGTGGAGTACGTCAAGGAGGGCTCGACCATCGAGGTCAAGGAGAACACCACCCTCCTGGAGGCGGGCGAGGAGCAGGACTGGGACCTGCCGTACGCCTGCCGCGAGGGACAGTGCGTCTCCTGTGCCGGCCACATCACGAACGGCGGCAACTCCGAGGACTACGTCGAACACCACACCCAGTCGATGCTCGGCGAGGCCGAACTCGACGACGGGTACACGCTCACCTGCGTCGCCTACCCCGTCGCCGACCTCTCGCTCGAGACGCGCGAGACGCCGTAG
- a CDS encoding APC family permease translates to MGKTLERDLGLASVVAISIGAMVGSGIFILPALAVGIAGPAVVLAYLVAGILVLPAALSKAEMATAMPESGGSYVYIERGMGPLLGTIAGLGTWFSLSFKGALALVGGVPYVLLLVTVPDAWVLPLTLGLAAALVGINLVGAKLTGRLQVVIVAVMLAVLGWFVAGGAPDVGSANFAGFFAEGPGGLVAATGLVFVSYAGVTKVASVAEEIEDPDRNIPLGILGSLAFTTLLYVLIVAVMVGVADLSTIGETLTPMADVAAVTLGPLGVAAVVAAAVLALVSTANAGILSSSRYPFAMARDRLVPDSLGAVSDRLGTPAPAITLTGAVLLVLIAFVPIMEIAKLASAFQILVFVLINAAVVAFREGHAEYEPSFRAPLYPWVQVFGVVTGVVLLTQMGTVPLVGAAAIVVAGLAWYLTYARHRAEREGVAVSALRRRVGDERVRATREALAQPGYEVLVAVGERTPPERERDLVRVAADAARAHDGGVSVVRFDVEPDQVPLTYAAEVSSAGDDAFEAFTGELAAETDVPVSFGEVVSHDAAHAVVNVAADHDADLVLLPADDPSFAGSPLRDDVGWIRDRAPCDVGTLAGGPVGEVRDIRVVTGRGPYDPVKLALGDALASANDARLHLEYRLGRRTTDRRADAIDAYHGEVRDVVESPGRTVVARPDGGRESAPDLTLVSADHPLDEARPEPVLTLHLHDRNRPGFLRRLAERLAF, encoded by the coding sequence ATGGGGAAGACGCTCGAACGCGACCTCGGGCTGGCGAGCGTGGTTGCCATCAGTATCGGCGCGATGGTGGGGAGCGGCATCTTCATCCTCCCCGCGCTGGCCGTCGGCATCGCGGGCCCGGCGGTCGTGCTCGCGTACCTCGTCGCCGGAATCCTCGTCCTCCCCGCGGCGCTCTCGAAGGCGGAGATGGCGACGGCGATGCCCGAATCCGGCGGCTCGTACGTCTACATCGAGCGCGGGATGGGCCCGCTGCTCGGCACCATCGCCGGCCTCGGGACGTGGTTCTCGCTGTCGTTCAAGGGCGCGCTGGCGCTCGTCGGCGGCGTCCCGTACGTCCTCCTGCTCGTGACGGTCCCCGACGCGTGGGTCCTGCCGCTGACGCTCGGGCTGGCCGCCGCCCTCGTGGGCATCAACCTCGTCGGCGCGAAGCTCACGGGCCGCCTCCAGGTCGTCATCGTCGCCGTGATGCTCGCGGTGCTGGGCTGGTTCGTCGCCGGCGGCGCGCCCGACGTGGGGAGCGCCAACTTCGCCGGCTTCTTCGCGGAGGGGCCGGGCGGCCTCGTCGCCGCCACGGGGCTCGTCTTCGTCTCCTACGCTGGCGTCACGAAGGTCGCCAGCGTCGCCGAGGAGATAGAGGACCCCGACCGGAACATCCCGCTCGGCATCCTCGGCTCGCTCGCCTTCACCACCCTGCTGTACGTCCTCATCGTCGCGGTGATGGTCGGGGTCGCGGACCTCTCGACCATCGGGGAGACGCTCACGCCGATGGCGGACGTGGCGGCGGTCACCCTCGGCCCGCTCGGCGTCGCCGCCGTCGTCGCCGCGGCCGTCCTCGCGCTGGTCTCGACGGCGAACGCCGGCATCCTGTCGTCCTCGCGGTACCCCTTCGCGATGGCGCGCGACCGGCTCGTCCCCGACTCGCTGGGGGCCGTCAGCGACCGGCTCGGCACGCCCGCGCCGGCCATCACGCTCACCGGGGCCGTCCTGCTCGTGCTCATCGCGTTCGTCCCCATCATGGAGATCGCGAAGCTCGCGAGCGCGTTCCAGATACTCGTGTTCGTGCTCATCAACGCGGCCGTCGTCGCGTTCCGCGAGGGCCACGCCGAGTACGAGCCGAGCTTCCGCGCGCCGCTGTACCCGTGGGTGCAGGTCTTCGGCGTCGTGACCGGGGTCGTCCTGCTCACGCAGATGGGGACCGTCCCGCTGGTCGGCGCGGCGGCCATCGTCGTCGCCGGCCTGGCGTGGTACCTCACCTACGCCCGCCACCGCGCCGAGCGCGAGGGCGTGGCCGTCTCGGCGCTCCGTCGGCGCGTCGGCGACGAGCGCGTCCGCGCGACCCGCGAGGCGCTCGCCCAGCCGGGCTACGAGGTCCTCGTCGCCGTCGGCGAGCGGACGCCCCCCGAGCGCGAGCGCGACCTCGTCCGGGTCGCCGCCGACGCCGCCCGGGCACACGACGGCGGCGTCTCCGTCGTCCGCTTCGACGTCGAGCCGGACCAGGTGCCGCTGACGTACGCGGCGGAGGTCTCCTCGGCCGGCGACGACGCCTTCGAGGCGTTCACCGGGGAACTGGCCGCCGAGACCGACGTGCCGGTGAGCTTCGGCGAGGTCGTCAGCCACGACGCCGCCCACGCCGTGGTCAACGTCGCGGCCGACCACGACGCCGACCTCGTGCTCCTCCCGGCCGACGACCCGAGCTTCGCGGGGAGCCCGCTCCGCGACGACGTCGGGTGGATACGCGACCGCGCGCCCTGCGACGTCGGGACGCTCGCGGGCGGCCCGGTCGGCGAGGTGCGGGACATCCGCGTCGTCACCGGGCGCGGCCCGTACGACCCGGTCAAGCTGGCGCTGGGCGACGCGCTCGCGAGCGCCAACGACGCCCGCCTCCACCTGGAGTACCGGCTCGGCCGCCGCACGACCGACCGCCGGGCCGACGCCATCGACGCCTACCACGGCGAGGTCCGCGACGTCGTCGAGAGCCCCGGCCGGACCGTGGTGGCCCGGCCCGACGGGGGCCGGGAGTCGGCGCCCGACCTCACGCTCGTGAGCGCCGACCACCCGCTCGACGAGGCGCGCCCGGAGCCGGTGTTGACGCTCCACCTCCACGACCGGAACCGGCCGGGGTTCCTCCGCCGGCTCGCGGAACGGCTCGCGTTCTGA